The genomic region CGGCGTACTTGATCGCGGGCTCGAAGAGATCGGCGAACGGAAGCTTTCCGAACTTCTCCGACAGGTCGCGCCACGCCATTACCGCGCCGGGCACCGTCACCGATTCCCATCCGCGCTGCGGCATCGCGGGCTGTCCCTGGAAGCGGTCGAGTGACCAGCCCGCGGGCGAGCGTCCGGATGCGTTGAGGCCGTGCAGCTTCTTGCCGTCCCACAGTATGCAGAACGCATCGCTGCCGATGCCGTTGCTCACCGGCTCGAGCACGGTGAGCGCGATCGCGGTGGCGAGCACCGCGTCGACCGCGTTGCCGCCTTTGAGCATCATGCGCAATCCCGCCTGCGCGGCGAGCGGCTGCGAAGTCGAGACCGCGTTGCGCGCGAGCAGGGGCATGCGCTGCGAGGTATAAGGGAACTGCCACTCGAATGGTTTCATGGTCGGAAGGGGAGGGTATCTCTCGGGAGGCGCCGATTATACAACCCGGATTCCTGCATACCCCATGCCGCAAGCGCGCCGTAATGCGGCGGCTCTGGACCTACGCTATTGCGAAACGGTGAGGATGGCAGCGAGCGGAAGGAAAGGAGGTCTCGGAGGGAAACCTTGGTTTCCCTCCGAGGCGTTCACCGCGCGATCCTCAGTAAGCCGCGTAGCGGCTTACTGAGGATCAATGCGGGCGTCGCGCGCCACCTTCTTCCACTTGTCGATCTCGCTGCGGATCGACTGCGCGTGCTCTTCGGTGGTGCTGCCGAGCGGCTCGGCGCCGGCGGCAATGAGCGCCTTGCTGTTCTCCGGATCGCGGATCGCGGCCTGGAGCGCGAGATTGAGCTTGTCCGCGATCGGCTTCGGGATGCCGGCGGGTCCGGCGAAGCCGAAGGGGCTGCTGACCACGAAGCCGGGAATGCCCGACTCGATCATCGTCGGGATGTCCTTCGCCATCGCGGCGCGCTTGACGCCCGTCTGCGCGATCATCCTGAGCTTGCCGCTGTGCACGTGCGGCACGAGGAGCGGGATGCTCGCGAACTGAAGCTGGACGTTGCCCGCGACGAGATCGATCACCGCGGGGCCCGCCCCTTTGTAAGGCACGTGGACGAGCTTGATGCCCGCGCTCGAATTGAGCAGCTCGGCCGCCAGGTGTCCGACGGTGCCGCGGCCGGAGGTGGAATAGAAGATCTGACCCGGCCGCGTTTTCGCCAGCGCGACCAGCGCCTTGACGTTCGGCGTCGGCAGCGAAGGGTGGATGACGAGGCCGGTCGGCACGTCGACGATCAGGCCCAGCGCGGTGAAGTCCTTCGCCGTGTCGTACGGCATCTTCCTGATCATCGCCGGATTGATGACGAAGCTCGCAGCCATGATTCCGGTGGTGTAACCGTCGGGGGCCGAGCGCGCGATCGCCTCGCCGCCGACGGTGCCGCCCGCGCCGGGTCGATAATCCATCACGATCGGTTGTCCCAGCGCTTCGCTCATCTTCGGCTGGAGCAGCCTGAAGAAGATGTCGCTGTTCCCGCCAGGGGCGGCGGGATTGACGATGCGGACCGGTTTGACCGGGAAGGTCTGGGCCTGCGCTTCGCCGCCGGCGGCGAAACATGCTGCGACTGCAAGTGCGACTGCCGACTTCACGATCATTCCTCCTCCAAGGTTTGACGCGACGTCATTCCCGCGTAGGCGGGAATCCATTTTGTTTTTGTCTGAAATGGATACCCGACAGTCCCCGCTGCCGCGGGTTCGGGAATGACGGACAGCGGTTACTCAGCTTCGATGTGCGCGTTCCTCGCCACCTTGATCCACTTCGCGATCTCGTTGCGGTTGAACTTGTCGTGCGCTTCGGGCGTGCTCGCGACGACGTCGGCGCCCTGATTGCCGAGGTTGTTCTTCACGCCCGGATCCTGCAGCGCTTTCACCAGCGTGCCGTTGACGCGCTCGACGAGCGGGCGCGGCATGTTCGCGGGACCGAAGAGCGCGAAGCCGCTCGCGACGACGAAGCCTTTCACGCCCTGCTCGACGGCGGTCGGGACGTCCTTGGCCGCGGCCGAGCGCGTCTCGCCGGTCTGCGCGATCATGCGCAGCCGTCCGCTGCGCGTGTGCTGGAGCGCCGCCGGCATGCTCGAGAACTGGAAGTGGATCTGGCCCGACACCACGTCGGTCAGCGCGAGGCCGGCGCTCTTGTAATGGATCGGCGTGAGCTTCATCTTGGTGAGCGACACCAGCAGCTCCGCCGCGAGATGGCCGACCGTGCCGCGGCCGGCGGTGGAGTAGTTGAGACCGTCGGGCGTCGATCTCGCGACCGCGATGAGCTCCTTCATGTTCTTCGCGGGGATCGACGGATGGATGACGAGCGCCGTCGGCACGTCGGCGATGATCCCGAGCGGCGTGAAGTCCTTCACCGAGTCGTACGGGAGCTTCTTGATCATCGCCGGGTTGATCGTGTGTCCCGCCGACACCATCAGCAGCGTGTAGCCGTCCGGCGCGGCGCGCGCAGCGACTTCGGTGCCGATGCTGCCGCCGGCGCCGCCGCGGTTGTCGACGATCACCTGCTGGCCGAGCACCTCGCCCCACTTGGGCGTGAACGCGCGGGCGATGATGTCGGTGTTACCGCCGGGCGCGAACGGCACGATCATCCGCACGGGTTTGGTCGGATATTGCTGAGCGGACGCCGATGCGGCGACGAA from Burkholderiales bacterium harbors:
- a CDS encoding tripartite tricarboxylate transporter substrate binding protein, with translation MKSAVALAVAACFAAGGEAQAQTFPVKPVRIVNPAAPGGNSDIFFRLLQPKMSEALGQPIVMDYRPGAGGTVGGEAIARSAPDGYTTGIMAASFVINPAMIRKMPYDTAKDFTALGLIVDVPTGLVIHPSLPTPNVKALVALAKTRPGQIFYSTSGRGTVGHLAAELLNSSAGIKLVHVPYKGAGPAVIDLVAGNVQLQFASIPLLVPHVHSGKLRMIAQTGVKRAAMAKDIPTMIESGIPGFVVSSPFGFAGPAGIPKPIADKLNLALQAAIRDPENSKALIAAGAEPLGSTTEEHAQSIRSEIDKWKKVARDARIDPQ
- a CDS encoding tripartite tricarboxylate transporter substrate binding protein, with the protein product MKCKLHRAAFALSVFVAASASAQQYPTKPVRMIVPFAPGGNTDIIARAFTPKWGEVLGQQVIVDNRGGAGGSIGTEVAARAAPDGYTLLMVSAGHTINPAMIKKLPYDSVKDFTPLGIIADVPTALVIHPSIPAKNMKELIAVARSTPDGLNYSTAGRGTVGHLAAELLVSLTKMKLTPIHYKSAGLALTDVVSGQIHFQFSSMPAALQHTRSGRLRMIAQTGETRSAAAKDVPTAVEQGVKGFVVASGFALFGPANMPRPLVERVNGTLVKALQDPGVKNNLGNQGADVVASTPEAHDKFNRNEIAKWIKVARNAHIEAE